The following coding sequences lie in one Streptomyces venezuelae genomic window:
- a CDS encoding peptidase inhibitor family I36 protein, producing the protein MRTTMPATVTAAALAAVILTPAHAGAAAPPTLRACGPGELCLWQKAQFKGARQVYELSDIDIESCTALPEGGSAEALANRTGRPVTTYQSAECAETGEFDTYPGGGTWAPESPYRIRAFKVWES; encoded by the coding sequence ATGCGTACGACCATGCCCGCGACCGTCACGGCAGCCGCACTCGCCGCCGTCATCCTCACACCCGCACACGCCGGAGCGGCCGCCCCGCCGACGCTGCGCGCCTGCGGCCCGGGGGAGCTCTGTCTCTGGCAGAAGGCGCAGTTCAAGGGCGCCCGCCAGGTGTACGAGCTGTCGGACATCGACATCGAGAGCTGCACCGCGCTGCCGGAGGGGGGCAGCGCGGAAGCCCTCGCCAACCGCACGGGACGGCCCGTCACCACGTACCAGTCGGCGGAGTGCGCGGAGACCGGCGAGTTCGACACGTACCCGGGCGGCGGCACCTGGGCACCCGAATCGCCGTACCGCATCCGGGCCTTCAAGGTCTGGGAGAGCTGA
- a CDS encoding MFS transporter yields MTSQITVDKADKAPEPAPVPAPAKGLRGHPWLTLFAVAIGVMMVALDGTIVAIANPAIQKDLGATFADVQWITNGYFLALAVALITAGKLGDRFGHRQTFLIGVVGFAAASGAIGLSDSIAFVVTFRVLQGLFGALLMPAALGLLRATFPAEKLNMAIGIWGMVIGASTAGGPILGGLLVQHVSWQSVFFINVPVGIIALVLGIVILKDHRAENAPKSFDVVGIALLSAAMFCLVWALIKAPEWGWGAGMTWTFIGASVVSFALFAVWESKVEEPLIPLALFRSVPLSAGVVLMVLMAIAFMGGLFFVTFYLQNVHGMSPVDSGLHLLPLTGMMIIGSPLAGAMITKMGPRIPLAGGMLCTAIAMYGMSTLEAGTGSGLMSIWFALLGLGLAPVMVGATEVIVGNAPMELSGVAGGLQQAAMQIGGSLGTAVLGAVMASKVDSDLPENWADAKLPPLSEAQLDKAAEAVQVGVAPVPPKAPPSVADQITTVAHDTFMSGMGMACLVATGVAVVAVFVAFLTKRGDNAEAGAGVGHI; encoded by the coding sequence ATGACTAGTCAGATCACCGTCGACAAGGCGGACAAGGCGCCGGAGCCCGCACCCGTTCCGGCCCCGGCCAAGGGGCTCCGTGGCCACCCCTGGCTGACGCTGTTCGCCGTGGCGATCGGCGTGATGATGGTCGCCCTCGACGGCACCATCGTGGCGATAGCGAACCCGGCCATCCAGAAGGATCTCGGCGCCACCTTCGCGGACGTCCAGTGGATCACCAACGGCTACTTCCTCGCGCTCGCCGTCGCACTGATCACCGCGGGCAAGCTCGGCGACCGCTTCGGCCACCGGCAGACGTTCCTGATCGGCGTGGTCGGCTTCGCCGCCGCCTCCGGAGCCATCGGCCTCTCGGACAGCATCGCTTTCGTGGTCACCTTCCGCGTGCTCCAGGGACTCTTCGGAGCCCTGCTGATGCCCGCCGCGCTCGGCCTCCTCAGGGCCACGTTCCCGGCCGAGAAGCTCAACATGGCCATCGGCATCTGGGGCATGGTCATCGGCGCGTCCACGGCAGGCGGCCCGATCCTCGGCGGCCTCCTGGTCCAGCACGTCAGCTGGCAGTCCGTCTTCTTCATCAACGTGCCGGTCGGCATCATCGCCCTGGTGCTCGGCATCGTCATCCTCAAGGACCACCGCGCGGAGAACGCGCCGAAGTCCTTCGACGTCGTCGGCATCGCGCTGCTCTCGGCGGCCATGTTCTGCCTCGTCTGGGCGCTCATCAAGGCCCCCGAGTGGGGCTGGGGTGCGGGCATGACCTGGACCTTCATCGGCGCCTCCGTGGTGAGCTTCGCGCTCTTCGCGGTCTGGGAGTCGAAGGTCGAGGAGCCGCTCATCCCGCTGGCGCTGTTCCGCTCCGTGCCGCTGTCCGCGGGCGTGGTCCTGATGGTGCTCATGGCCATCGCGTTCATGGGCGGACTGTTCTTCGTCACCTTCTACCTGCAGAACGTGCACGGGATGAGCCCTGTCGACAGCGGTCTGCACCTGCTGCCGCTCACCGGCATGATGATCATCGGCTCGCCGCTCGCGGGCGCCATGATCACCAAGATGGGCCCGCGCATCCCGCTGGCGGGCGGCATGCTCTGCACGGCCATCGCGATGTACGGCATGTCCACGCTGGAGGCCGGCACCGGCAGCGGCCTCATGTCGATCTGGTTCGCCCTCCTCGGCCTCGGCCTCGCCCCCGTCATGGTCGGCGCCACCGAGGTCATCGTCGGCAACGCGCCGATGGAGCTCTCCGGTGTCGCGGGCGGCCTCCAGCAGGCCGCGATGCAGATCGGCGGCAGCCTCGGCACGGCCGTCCTCGGCGCCGTCATGGCCTCGAAGGTCGACAGCGACCTGCCCGAGAACTGGGCCGACGCGAAGCTCCCGCCGCTGAGCGAGGCCCAGCTCGACAAGGCGGCGGAGGCCGTCCAGGTCGGCGTGGCGCCGGTGCCGCCGAAGGCTCCGCCGTCCGTCGCCGACCAGATCACCACCGTCGCGCACGACACCTTCATGTCGGGCATGGGCATGGCCTGCCTGGTCGCCACCGGCGTCGCCGTGGTCGCGGTGTTCGTCGCGTTCCTGACCAAGCGCGGCGACAACGCGGAGGCGGGCGCGGGAGTCGGCCACATCTGA
- a CDS encoding TetR/AcrR family transcriptional regulator yields MKTTRPAPGLRELKKQRTRDTLLRVALELFTTKGYEETTVDEIVEAVDVSQRTFFRYFANKQEAAFAVQEMIEARFVQAVRDRPAHEAPLEALRGAVLGTWEAMGQSIEEVVPVELHMRTYQMIESTPTLLAVHLRRSIETEDEVARVIAEREGLDLETDPRPRVAVAAFSGVMRITGRQWGAGEDTSPESIRALTERYLDHLGPALAEGWRTPHGA; encoded by the coding sequence GTGAAGACGACCCGGCCGGCGCCAGGACTGCGCGAGCTCAAGAAGCAGCGCACCCGGGACACCCTCCTGCGCGTGGCACTCGAACTCTTCACGACCAAGGGGTACGAGGAGACGACCGTCGACGAGATCGTCGAAGCGGTCGACGTCTCGCAGCGCACCTTCTTCCGCTACTTCGCCAACAAGCAGGAAGCCGCCTTCGCCGTCCAGGAGATGATCGAGGCGCGCTTCGTCCAGGCCGTGCGCGACCGCCCCGCCCACGAGGCCCCGCTGGAGGCGCTGCGCGGCGCCGTCCTCGGCACCTGGGAAGCGATGGGACAGTCCATCGAGGAGGTCGTCCCCGTCGAACTCCACATGCGCACCTATCAGATGATCGAGTCGACGCCCACCCTGCTCGCCGTCCATCTGCGCCGCTCCATCGAGACCGAGGACGAGGTCGCCCGCGTGATCGCCGAGCGCGAGGGGCTCGACCTGGAGACCGACCCGCGGCCGCGCGTGGCGGTCGCCGCGTTCAGCGGGGTCATGCGGATCACGGGCCGCCAGTGGGGCGCGGGCGAGGACACGAGCCCGGAGTCCATCCGCGCGCTGACGGAGCGGTACCTCGACCACCTGGGGCCCGCACTGGCGGAGGGCTGGCGCACCCCGCACGGAGCGTGA
- a CDS encoding alpha/beta hydrolase: MTSFDSSPQLNAWRALLALAVVFVMLATTGWTAVRHNKGDASPLQAALSAWERGSIDGRPLPDADAPAGRLARFFASLDGHQRDRLAGRYPLAVGNMNGAPATLRYRANHIALGQARKVERARMHDKRLSPLGQQEAERRMKRFGVMMRPGRQVLAFDPMGSGRMAEVFGDIDKARRVSVVVPGVDTNVLTFERTFRKYSAPVGMAKSLYREERAVSPRARTAVIAWADYTAPVGIGVDAATAMRAEDGATRLEAMVRGLPGRTPVALYCHSYGSVVCGVAARDLPSRVTDIAVAGSPGMRADSASQLDTGARIWATRDGDDWIQDVPNMEFGGLGHGADPVAEGFGARVFSAAGARGHTGYFEPGTESLRNFAEIGTGSYHAVRCASGDGACRKGISGGAAA, from the coding sequence GTGACTTCCTTCGACTCCTCCCCTCAACTCAACGCATGGCGCGCGCTGCTCGCGCTTGCCGTCGTGTTCGTCATGCTGGCGACCACCGGCTGGACCGCCGTGCGCCACAACAAGGGCGACGCGTCGCCCCTGCAAGCCGCGCTCTCCGCCTGGGAGCGGGGAAGCATCGATGGGCGCCCGCTGCCCGACGCCGATGCCCCCGCGGGCCGGCTCGCCCGCTTCTTCGCCTCCCTCGACGGACACCAGCGCGACCGGCTCGCCGGCCGCTACCCGCTCGCGGTCGGCAACATGAACGGCGCGCCCGCCACGCTCCGCTACCGTGCGAACCACATCGCGCTGGGTCAGGCCCGCAAGGTGGAGCGTGCGCGCATGCACGACAAGCGCCTCTCCCCGCTGGGCCAGCAGGAGGCCGAGCGCAGGATGAAGCGGTTCGGCGTGATGATGCGCCCGGGACGCCAGGTCCTCGCCTTCGACCCCATGGGCTCCGGACGCATGGCGGAGGTCTTCGGAGATATAGACAAGGCGCGCCGTGTCTCCGTCGTCGTGCCCGGTGTCGACACCAACGTGCTCACCTTCGAGCGGACGTTCCGCAAGTACTCGGCACCGGTGGGCATGGCGAAGTCGCTCTACCGCGAGGAGCGCGCGGTCAGCCCCCGCGCGCGTACCGCCGTGATCGCCTGGGCCGACTACACCGCGCCCGTCGGCATCGGCGTGGACGCGGCCACCGCCATGCGCGCCGAGGACGGGGCCACCCGCCTCGAAGCGATGGTGCGCGGTCTGCCCGGTCGTACGCCGGTCGCGCTGTACTGCCACAGCTACGGCTCCGTGGTGTGCGGTGTGGCCGCGCGGGACCTGCCCTCGCGGGTCACGGACATCGCGGTGGCGGGCAGCCCCGGCATGCGGGCCGACTCGGCGTCCCAGCTGGACACGGGCGCCCGGATCTGGGCGACCCGGGACGGCGACGACTGGATCCAGGACGTTCCGAACATGGAGTTCGGCGGGCTCGGCCACGGCGCCGACCCGGTGGCCGAGGGCTTCGGCGCGCGCGTGTTCTCCGCGGCGGGCGCCCGGGGGCACACCGGCTATTTCGAGCCGGGCACGGAGAGCCTGCGGAACTTCGCGGAAATCGGGACTGGTTCGTACCACGCGGTGCGGTGCGCGAGCGGGGACGGTGCCTGCCGGAAGGGTATTTCCGGCGGGGCAGCGGCCTGA
- a CDS encoding DUF4429 domain-containing protein — MGDVLAGFHAAWEFESDSVLIRFERGIRTPKLFQALGERRVPLDAISAVTLSPGKRGTVVLHAVPRPGADPLMEAAAGQLKESCDPYRLVLPAERETLAEYYADELRAQLRPDDGESADRFLVAPPEAPLQFKAYDGKASFDGKLVSFRWFWTGASSAKWKAGDQSFPVTDLSGIEWRSPEVFEGHLRLLRRETPVAQPAQADQDPAAVVFGLGYGPVHESLPFAASVLAAVRASGPAPNSDGPGAVAAAVTPAVRRDPADIAERIRHLGELHQAGLLTDDEFTMKKTELLAEL, encoded by the coding sequence ATGGGTGATGTTCTGGCCGGATTTCATGCCGCCTGGGAGTTCGAGTCCGACTCTGTGCTCATCCGCTTCGAACGGGGAATCCGCACGCCGAAGCTCTTCCAGGCGCTCGGCGAACGGCGCGTCCCCCTCGATGCGATCTCGGCGGTGACGCTCTCCCCCGGCAAACGCGGGACCGTGGTCCTGCATGCCGTCCCGAGACCGGGCGCCGATCCTCTGATGGAGGCCGCGGCGGGTCAGCTCAAGGAGAGCTGCGACCCGTACCGCCTGGTGCTGCCCGCGGAGCGGGAGACGCTCGCCGAGTACTACGCGGACGAGCTGCGGGCGCAGCTCCGGCCGGACGACGGCGAGAGCGCGGACCGCTTCCTGGTGGCGCCGCCCGAGGCGCCGCTGCAGTTCAAGGCGTACGACGGGAAGGCGTCCTTCGACGGGAAGCTGGTGTCGTTCCGCTGGTTCTGGACCGGCGCGTCCTCGGCGAAGTGGAAGGCCGGTGACCAGAGCTTCCCGGTCACCGACCTGAGCGGCATCGAGTGGCGCTCCCCCGAGGTGTTCGAGGGTCATCTGCGGCTGCTGCGGCGCGAGACGCCGGTGGCGCAGCCCGCACAGGCCGACCAGGACCCGGCGGCCGTCGTCTTCGGCCTCGGGTACGGCCCGGTCCACGAATCGCTGCCGTTCGCCGCGTCGGTCCTCGCGGCGGTGCGGGCGTCGGGCCCGGCGCCGAACTCCGACGGCCCGGGCGCCGTCGCCGCCGCCGTGACGCCCGCCGTGCGGCGCGACCCCGCGGACATCGCGGAGCGCATCCGGCACCTGGGCGAGCTGCATCAGGCGGGTCTGCTCACGGACGACGAGTTCACGATGAAGAAGACCGAGCTCCTCGCCGAGCTGTGA
- a CDS encoding aldo/keto reductase — protein MTDKAIAKVRLGTGGPEVGVQGLGCMGMSFAYGPTDTDQARATLDRALELGVTLYDTADVYGAGENEEFLAPFVKAHRDEIVIATKFALGIDPAEPTKRRIDNSPAYIRASVDASLRRLGTDVIDLYYMHRRDPNVPIEETVGVLAELVAAGKVKHIGLSEVTGGELRAAHAVHPVAAVQSEWSLFSRDIERGVVPAAAELGVALVPYSPLGRGFLTGSFVSADKELGEDDFRRQQPRFTGDNATANAALLAPVRSVAEAHGASPGQVALAWVQQQADVHGLPVVPIPGTRKATRVEENTAATRITLTENDLAALEPIAAGVAGDRYADMTFTSAGRE, from the coding sequence ATGACGGACAAGGCAATAGCGAAGGTGCGGCTCGGCACGGGCGGCCCCGAGGTCGGCGTCCAGGGTCTCGGCTGCATGGGCATGAGCTTCGCCTACGGCCCCACGGACACCGACCAGGCCCGCGCCACCCTGGACCGCGCACTGGAGCTCGGCGTCACCCTCTACGACACCGCCGACGTCTACGGCGCGGGTGAGAACGAGGAGTTCCTCGCCCCCTTCGTCAAGGCGCACCGCGACGAGATCGTCATCGCCACCAAGTTCGCCCTGGGCATCGACCCGGCGGAGCCGACGAAGCGGCGCATCGACAACAGCCCCGCGTACATCCGCGCCAGCGTCGACGCGAGCCTGCGCCGCCTCGGCACGGACGTCATCGACCTCTACTACATGCACCGCCGCGACCCGAACGTGCCGATCGAGGAGACCGTCGGCGTGCTCGCGGAGCTCGTCGCCGCGGGCAAGGTCAAGCACATCGGCCTGAGCGAGGTCACCGGCGGCGAGCTGCGCGCCGCGCACGCCGTCCACCCCGTCGCCGCCGTGCAGTCGGAGTGGTCGCTGTTCAGCCGCGACATCGAGCGCGGCGTGGTCCCCGCCGCCGCCGAGCTCGGCGTGGCCCTCGTGCCGTACTCCCCGCTCGGCCGCGGCTTCCTCACCGGCTCGTTCGTCAGCGCCGACAAGGAGCTCGGCGAGGACGACTTCCGGCGCCAGCAGCCCCGCTTCACCGGGGACAACGCCACCGCCAACGCCGCCCTCCTGGCCCCCGTGCGCTCCGTCGCCGAGGCGCACGGAGCCAGCCCCGGCCAGGTCGCGCTCGCCTGGGTCCAGCAGCAGGCGGACGTCCACGGCCTGCCCGTCGTCCCGATCCCCGGCACCCGCAAGGCCACCCGGGTCGAGGAGAACACCGCGGCCACCCGCATCACCCTCACCGAGAACGACCTCGCCGCCCTCGAACCGATCGCCGCGGGCGTCGCGGGCGACCGCTACGCCGACATGACCTTCACGTCGGCGGGACGCGAGTAG
- a CDS encoding MerR family transcriptional regulator: MTVTETRTQAKPDGQDHYTISEVVDRTGLSAYTLRWYERIGLMPHIDRSHTGQRRYSDRDLNWLSFVGKLRLTGMPVADMVRYAELVREGEHTFPQRQELLEQTRRDVRARIAELQDTLAVLDHKIDNYACARRASERP, from the coding sequence ATGACGGTGACGGAGACCAGGACCCAGGCGAAACCGGACGGGCAGGACCACTACACGATCAGTGAAGTCGTCGACCGCACCGGCCTCTCCGCCTACACCCTGCGCTGGTACGAGCGGATCGGCCTGATGCCGCACATCGACCGCTCCCACACGGGCCAGCGCCGCTACAGCGACCGCGACCTGAACTGGCTGTCCTTCGTCGGCAAGCTGCGTCTGACCGGGATGCCCGTGGCGGACATGGTCCGGTACGCGGAGCTGGTGCGCGAAGGGGAGCACACCTTCCCCCAGCGCCAGGAACTCCTGGAGCAGACCCGGCGCGACGTCCGCGCCCGCATCGCGGAGCTGCAGGACACCCTCGCCGTCCTCGACCACAAGATCGACAACTATGCGTGCGCCCGCAGGGCGTCGGAAAGGCCCTGA
- a CDS encoding GNAT family N-acetyltransferase, which yields MSLVRRATPEDAEELLRLRQVMIDSVFAGRSGAVGADASDTSWHAESLPTVRRRLAEPEGDFAAFVVDHPERPGGLAALAVGTLDYRIGRAGNPQGLTGSVFSVATDPDQRRRGYARAAMEVLLDWFRERGARSVDLNASAEAEPLYASLGFVRKPDPSMRLNL from the coding sequence ATGAGTCTCGTACGCCGTGCCACGCCGGAAGACGCCGAGGAACTGCTCAGACTGAGGCAGGTGATGATCGACTCCGTCTTCGCCGGGCGCTCCGGCGCCGTGGGCGCCGACGCGTCCGACACGAGCTGGCACGCCGAGTCCCTGCCGACCGTACGGCGTCGGCTCGCCGAGCCCGAGGGGGACTTCGCGGCGTTCGTCGTCGATCATCCGGAGCGCCCCGGCGGGCTCGCCGCGCTGGCCGTCGGCACGCTCGACTACCGGATCGGGCGCGCGGGCAACCCGCAGGGCCTGACCGGCTCGGTCTTCAGCGTCGCCACCGACCCGGACCAGCGGCGCAGGGGGTACGCGCGAGCGGCCATGGAGGTGCTGCTCGACTGGTTCCGCGAGCGCGGGGCGCGCAGCGTGGACCTCAACGCGTCGGCGGAGGCAGAACCGCTGTACGCCTCCCTCGGCTTCGTCCGCAAGCCCGACCCCTCGATGCGGCTCAACCTGTGA
- a CDS encoding serine hydrolase domain-containing protein, producing MQSLVLIENWPVPTAAAAVVRADGTVVGAHGPTDRRFALASVTKPLAAYAALVAYEEGAIELDEPAGPEGSTVRHLLAHTSGLAFDEHRVTSAPGTRRLYSNAGFEVLGDHIAKATDIPFVEYLRQAVLEPLGMTSTALEGDLSPAKDGVSTVDDLVRFAAEVQAPQLLDARTVAAAMTVTYPGLKGVLPGYGHQNPNDWGLGFEIRDSKSPHWTGSSSSPRTFGHFGQAGTFLWIDPDAQAACVALTDRPFGPWAAEVWPPFTDAVLADLRG from the coding sequence ATGCAGAGCCTCGTATTGATCGAGAACTGGCCGGTCCCCACCGCTGCCGCCGCCGTCGTCCGGGCGGACGGCACCGTCGTGGGGGCGCACGGCCCCACGGACCGGCGGTTCGCGCTCGCCTCGGTCACCAAGCCCCTCGCGGCGTACGCGGCGCTCGTCGCGTACGAGGAGGGGGCGATCGAGCTCGACGAGCCCGCCGGGCCCGAGGGGTCGACGGTGCGGCACCTGCTCGCGCACACCAGTGGCCTCGCGTTCGACGAGCACCGGGTGACGTCGGCGCCGGGGACACGGCGGCTGTACTCGAACGCGGGGTTCGAGGTGCTCGGCGATCACATCGCCAAGGCGACCGACATCCCCTTCGTGGAGTACCTGCGGCAGGCGGTCCTGGAGCCGCTGGGGATGACGTCCACCGCGCTGGAGGGCGACCTCTCGCCCGCCAAGGACGGCGTGTCGACGGTCGACGACCTGGTGCGGTTCGCGGCCGAGGTGCAGGCCCCGCAGCTCCTGGACGCGCGGACCGTGGCGGCGGCGATGACCGTGACGTACCCCGGCCTGAAGGGCGTCCTGCCCGGGTACGGGCACCAGAACCCCAACGACTGGGGGCTCGGCTTCGAGATCAGGGACTCCAAGTCGCCCCACTGGACGGGGAGTTCGTCCTCGCCTCGGACCTTCGGACACTTCGGACAGGCCGGTACGTTCCTGTGGATCGACCCCGACGCGCAGGCGGCCTGCGTCGCGCTCACCGACCGGCCCTTCGGGCCGTGGGCCGCCGAGGTGTGGCCCCCGTTCACCGACGCGGTGCTCGCCGACCTCCGCGGCTAG
- a CDS encoding pirin family protein, translating into MIDVRRSGDRYRGGETAAGIESCHAFSFGSHYDPDNLRFGAVLACNEERLAPGAGFDEHPHSHTEIVTWVVEGELTHRDSAGHASLVRPGDVQHLSAAGGVRHVERNDGPDPLVFVQMWLAPLAPGGEPSYEVVRGIADSTPYAVPDAGALLHVRRPAAGERLAIPEAPFVYVHVVRGRLSLAGDLLEPGDSARISAEPDLEGEAQGGAEVLIWEMTSAA; encoded by the coding sequence GTGATTGATGTACGGCGCTCCGGCGACCGGTACCGCGGCGGGGAGACCGCGGCCGGCATCGAGTCCTGCCACGCCTTCTCCTTCGGTTCCCACTACGACCCCGACAACCTCCGCTTCGGCGCGGTCCTGGCCTGCAACGAAGAGCGCCTGGCGCCCGGCGCGGGCTTCGACGAGCATCCGCACAGCCACACGGAGATCGTGACCTGGGTCGTCGAGGGCGAGCTCACCCACCGCGACTCGGCGGGCCACGCGTCCCTGGTCCGCCCCGGCGACGTCCAGCACCTCTCGGCCGCGGGCGGCGTCCGCCACGTGGAGCGCAACGACGGCCCCGACCCGCTGGTCTTCGTCCAGATGTGGCTGGCCCCGCTCGCCCCGGGCGGCGAACCGTCCTACGAGGTGGTGCGCGGGATCGCCGACTCGACGCCGTACGCGGTGCCGGACGCGGGGGCGCTCCTGCACGTGCGGCGGCCCGCGGCGGGCGAGCGCCTCGCGATACCGGAGGCGCCGTTCGTGTACGTCCACGTGGTGCGCGGCAGGCTGTCCCTCGCGGGTGACCTGCTGGAACCGGGCGACTCGGCGCGGATCAGCGCCGAGCCGGACCTCGAAGGGGAGGCCCAGGGCGGGGCCGAGGTACTGATCTGGGAGATGACGAGCGCCGCCTGA
- a CDS encoding PucR family transcriptional regulator codes for MPEPSANAAPQDARRSAHAHAATLKRLEKSSGSLAAQAIARMDETLSWYRAMPPENRSWIGLVAQAGIAAFTEWFRHPDAPQAISTDVFGTAPRELTRAITLRQTVEMVRTTIEVMESAIDEVAAPGDESVLREALLVYAREIAFATAQVYAQAAEARGAWDARLESLVVNAVLSGEADEGAVSRAAALGWNSPEHVCVVLGTAPDGDSELTVEAIRRAARHAKLQVLTGVLGDRLVVIAGGNDNPLHVAKSLIGPYAAGPVVAGPIVPDLLAATRSAQAAAAGLKASAAWQDAPRPVLADDLLPERAIAGDPAAREQLVEEIYRPLEEAGSALLETLSVYLEQASSLEGAARMLFVHPNTVRYRLRRVTDVTGWSPSDVRSAFTLRIALILGRLADGDPQS; via the coding sequence GTGCCCGAACCTTCAGCGAACGCAGCCCCTCAGGACGCCCGACGGTCCGCCCACGCCCATGCCGCGACCCTGAAGCGCCTGGAGAAGTCGTCCGGGAGCCTCGCGGCGCAGGCCATCGCGCGCATGGACGAGACGCTGTCCTGGTACCGGGCGATGCCGCCGGAGAACCGCTCCTGGATCGGCCTGGTCGCCCAGGCCGGTATCGCCGCGTTCACCGAGTGGTTCCGGCACCCGGACGCCCCCCAGGCCATCTCCACCGACGTCTTCGGCACCGCCCCGCGCGAGCTGACCAGGGCGATCACCCTGCGCCAGACCGTGGAGATGGTGCGTACGACGATCGAGGTCATGGAGTCGGCGATCGACGAGGTCGCCGCGCCGGGCGACGAGTCGGTGCTGCGGGAGGCCCTCCTCGTCTACGCCCGCGAGATCGCCTTCGCCACCGCGCAGGTGTACGCGCAGGCCGCCGAGGCACGCGGTGCCTGGGACGCCCGGCTCGAATCGCTCGTCGTGAACGCGGTCCTCTCCGGCGAGGCCGACGAGGGCGCCGTCTCGCGCGCCGCGGCCCTCGGCTGGAACTCGCCCGAACACGTCTGCGTGGTCCTCGGCACCGCCCCCGACGGCGACAGCGAGCTCACCGTGGAGGCCATCCGCCGCGCCGCCCGGCACGCGAAACTGCAGGTCCTGACGGGTGTGCTCGGGGACCGCCTGGTCGTCATCGCGGGCGGCAACGACAATCCGCTGCACGTCGCGAAGTCCCTGATCGGCCCGTACGCCGCCGGTCCCGTGGTGGCCGGGCCCATCGTCCCCGACCTGCTCGCCGCCACCCGCTCCGCGCAGGCCGCGGCCGCCGGACTCAAGGCCTCCGCCGCCTGGCAGGACGCCCCGCGGCCCGTCCTCGCGGACGATCTGCTGCCCGAACGCGCGATCGCGGGGGATCCGGCGGCGCGCGAGCAGTTGGTGGAGGAGATCTACAGACCACTGGAGGAAGCGGGCTCGGCGCTCCTGGAGACGCTCAGCGTCTATCTGGAACAAGCCAGCAGCCTCGAAGGCGCGGCCAGAATGCTCTTCGTCCACCCCAACACCGTGCGCTACCGGCTCCGACGTGTGACTGACGTCACCGGCTGGTCACCTTCCGACGTCCGCTCGGCTTTCACGCTGCGGATCGCGCTGATCCTGGGGCGGCTGGCCGACGGCGATCCTCAGTCGTAG
- a CDS encoding ACP S-malonyltransferase: protein MLVLVAPGQGAQTPGFLTPWLDLPGAADRITAWSDAIGLDLAHYGTQADADAIRDTAVAQPLLVAAGLLSAAALGDITPGAVAGHSVGEITAAAYAGVLGEDDALRLVRKRGLAMADAAAVTETGMAALLGGDPEVTVPHLEKLGLTPANVNGAGQIVAAGTLEQLAALQEDKPEGVRKVVALKVAGAFHTEHMAPAVAALEEAAKDLPVADPRFTYVSNRDGKAVATGTDVISRLVGQVANPVRWDLCMETFQELGVTALIEVCPGGTLTGLAKRALKGVQTLAVKTPDDLDAARALVAEHS, encoded by the coding sequence GTGCTCGTACTCGTCGCTCCCGGCCAAGGCGCTCAGACGCCCGGCTTCCTGACCCCCTGGCTCGACCTCCCCGGTGCTGCCGACCGCATCACCGCCTGGTCGGACGCCATCGGGCTCGACCTCGCCCACTACGGCACCCAGGCCGACGCGGACGCGATCCGCGACACGGCCGTGGCCCAGCCGCTGCTCGTGGCCGCCGGTCTGCTCTCCGCCGCGGCACTCGGTGACATCACGCCGGGCGCCGTCGCCGGACACAGCGTCGGCGAGATCACGGCCGCCGCGTACGCCGGAGTGCTCGGCGAGGACGACGCGCTGCGCCTCGTGCGCAAGCGCGGGCTCGCGATGGCCGACGCCGCCGCCGTCACGGAGACCGGCATGGCCGCCCTCCTCGGCGGCGACCCCGAGGTCACCGTCCCGCACCTGGAGAAGCTCGGGCTGACCCCGGCGAACGTGAACGGCGCAGGCCAGATCGTTGCCGCAGGCACCCTGGAGCAGCTCGCGGCGCTGCAGGAGGACAAGCCCGAGGGCGTCCGCAAGGTCGTCGCCCTCAAGGTCGCGGGCGCGTTCCACACCGAGCACATGGCGCCCGCGGTCGCCGCGCTGGAGGAGGCCGCCAAGGACCTCCCCGTCGCCGACCCGCGCTTCACCTACGTCTCGAACCGCGACGGCAAGGCGGTCGCCACCGGTACCGACGTGATCTCCCGCCTGGTCGGGCAGGTCGCCAACCCGGTCCGCTGGGACCTGTGCATGGAGACCTTCCAGGAGCTCGGCGTGACCGCGCTGATCGAGGTGTGCCCCGGCGGCACGCTGACCGGTCTGGCCAAGCGCGCCCTCAAGGGCGTCCAGACCCTCGCGGTGAAGACCCCCGATGACCTCGACGCGGCCCGCGCGCTCGTCGCCGAGCATTCCTGA